From Ascochyta rabiei chromosome 12, complete sequence, the proteins below share one genomic window:
- a CDS encoding Ras guanine nucleotide exchange factor bud5 has translation MSDHTIDSEEVERYSTDMVAPLSISKSPRKLRTTIFGHSRQSSSRALSIRSQAQSQISPPLTPITVDDSTAEPLPAQPVFHHYLRAFYHYLPASTVSSSTDESSITVAIQQGDVILVHSVHPNGWADGTLIGSGARGWLPTNYCEPYDHPTIRNLLNALTHLWDLVRDGESGNLDAFTRQDYVRGMIAGIRFFLERTDCLSRDSTLIVAHVGLRRMRKGLLGDLSTLVKTAKKLQETLQSNEDAVSVFGQLDELVLKSFKLVTRAVRFLDIWATDAVSLSLELNHGNTHRPLTPPADSADAVVLPSSAPIRVEDDSLLANGSESPVTQAPNLAHDNPDATTTGQPPRNLNRLSVAFSLPSESDVLHSPTLSTHPQTQVKRLSVTHRLSYTGASPGARKENLVSERLNAAQDSFLGFIGSFIGLHLQSRSSDELAHITQQSVVACRQLLTVVEEVWERDSRRSKALEETRDVMYLRLTELVQATKDMFNASDADMDEVVFTPSSGKQLVAAATSCVRSAGDCVAKARLVIEKTGDFELDAAGPGLSHEPQEDLDATQKISECILETDKPLPAPPAEDEQALPPSVVLESKPLPDIPKQSSSDTDSLELPPTIPAAVAESPESPTALSFTSSLQPLSEDHAITSAQLATYELTACPTGVTQPPTTKTARSDSVNASVADSNSTFHFSISNGSVVSHTSTRATTPDHHVPSKKQSFQTLLSSFGSSSELRSLANEDVAAGEEHLLETTYVHELAYNKEGQISGGSLPALVEQLTTHEATPDAVFVTTFYLTFRLFTTPTELAQSLIDRFDYIGNSQTVGVPVRLRVYNVFKGWLESHWSADSDSVALGLILSFATGKLRACLPTAGKRLAELTSKVTEVRAGALVPRLVSSIGKTGISTTIFSTNDSNAPSPIVTKGQLNALRASKEGRGQCNILDFDPMELARQFTIIESKLFCAIQPEELLALEWTKKSDSKAVNVKAMSKLSTDLANLVADTILHLEDAKKRAVMIKHWVKIAAKCLELNNYDSLMAIICSLNSSMVMRLKKTWELVSVKTKVRLDELKTITDVGRNYAVLRQRLQNHVAPCIPFVGIYLTDLTFVDVGNGTTRQLPGESGTDSKSVINFDKHMKTAKIIGQLQSFQVPYHLAAIPEMQDWMEAQIQRVRLSDQANVQSYYRRSLLLEPRELQHALRGSPSVDNSAQSTLTAESRTTSREKFEFLNFNFSNNSLMKGS, from the exons ATGAGTGACCACACCATCGACTCAGAAGAGGTGGAAAGGTACTCGACTGACATGGTTGCACCCCTCAGCATCTCCAAATCGCCTAGGAAATTGCGCACCACCATCTTCGGCCATAGTCGCCAATCGTCTTCGCGAGCTCTTTCGATACGGTCACAGGCACAGTCGCAGATATCACCTCCATTGACGCCTATTACAGTAGACGACTCGACAGCAGAACCTCTTCCTGCGCAGCCTGTTTTCCACCACTATCTGCGCGCCTTCTACCACTACCTCCCAGCTTCTACCGTATCCTCGTCGACAGATGAATCGTCGATAACAGTAGCGATCCAGCAGGGCGACGTCATCCTGGTACATTCCGTACATCCCAATGGGTGGGCTGATGGTACTTTGATCGGCTCCGGAGCACGTGGGTGGCTGCCCACAAATTACTGCGAGCCATACGACCATCCTACGATTCGCAACTTACTCAATGCACTGACGCATCTATGGGACCTCGTTCGAGACGGCGAGAGCGGAAACCTGGATGCATTCACAAGGCAGGACTACGTTCGAGGGATGATTGCCGGTATACGATTCTTTCTA GAAAGAACCGACTGTCTTTCAAGAGACTCGACCTTGATCGTGGCGCATGTCGGCTTGCGGCGCATGCGAAAAGGGCTTCTGGGTGATTTGTCCACACTCGTCAAGACCGCGAAGAAGCTGCAAGAAACACTACAGTCCAACGAGGATGCGGTGTCAGTATTCGGGCAGCTGGATGAGCTCGTGCTGAAGTCTTTTAAGCTTGTGACACGAGCGGTCCGATTTCTCGATATCTGGGCAACAGATGCTGTGTCCTTGTCGCTCGAGCTGAACCACGGGAACACTCATCGCCCATTGACACCGCCGGCAGACTCTGCTGACGCTGTCGTGCTACCGTCATCGGCGCCAATTCGAGTAGAGGATGACAGTCTACTGGCGAATGGAAGCGAATCTCCAGTAACACAAGCCCCCAATCTAGCGCACGATAACCCGGACGCCACGACGACAGGTCAGCCACCACGCAACCTCAATCGTCTCTCGGTTGCATTTTCCCTACCCTCGGAATCAGACGTACTCCACTCGCCCACCTTGTCCACTCATCCTCAGACCCAAGTCAAGAGACTCTCCGTCACCCACCGACTGTCGTACACAGGAGCTTCGCCAGGTGCTCGAAAGGAGAACCTTGTTTCGGAACGGCTGAACGCCGCTCAAGACTCATTCCTGGGATTCATTGGATCTTTTATTGGGTTGCATCTGCAATCGAGGTCTTCGGATGAGCTGGCGCATATCACCCAGCAATCCGTCGTTGCTTGTCGCCAGCTCCTTACCGTTGTCGAAGAAGTATGGGAACGCGACTCGAGAAGATCGAAAGCTTTGGAAGAAACACGCGACGTCATGTACCTGCGACTTACCGAGCTAGTACAGGCTACGAAAGATATGTTCAATGCCTCCGATGCCGACATGGACGAGGTGGTCTTTACACCAAGTTCCGGTAAACAGCTCGTCGCTGCCGCCACTAGTTGTGTTCGGTCTGCTGGCGACTGTGTTGCCAAAGCTCGATTGGTCATCGAGAAGACTGGTGACTTTGAGTTGGACGCGGCCGGTCCGGGACTGTCACATGAGCCTCAGGAGGACCTTGATGCGACCCAAAAAATCTCAGAGTGTATACTGGAGACCGACAAGCCACTGCCGGCACCACCGGCCGAAGATGAACAAGCCTTGCCGCCTTCTGTGGTCCTTGAGTCGAAACCCTTGCCGGATATTCCAAAGCAGTCGTCTTCGGATACGGACAGCTTGGAATTGCCGCCCACTATTCCTGCAGCGGTTGCTGAAAGCCCAGAAAGTCCGACGGCTCTCTCGTTTACCTCATCCTTGCAGCCCCTCAGCGAAGACCATGCTATCACTTCAGCTCAACTTGCGACGTACGAGCTTACGGCATGTCCTACAGGTGTCACGCAGCCACCAACCACCAAAACAGCCCGGAGTGACAGTGTCAATGCTTCAGTCGCGGACTCGAACAGTACGTTTCACTTCAGCATTAGCAATGGCAGCGTTGTTTCGCACACGTCTACTCGCGCAACGACCCCGGATCACCACGTACCTTCCAAGAAACAGAGCTTCCAGACACTTCTCAGTAGCTTCGGCAGTTCTTCCGAACTTCGCTCGTTGGCAAACGAAGACGTTGCGGCTGGTGAAGAACATTTGCTGGAGACGACATACGTCCATGAGCTCGCGTACAACAAGGAAGGTCAGATCTCTGGTGGCTCTCTTCCTGCGCTCGTGGAGCAGCTCACTACACATGAGGCCACTCCTGATGCTGTTTTTGTCACTACCTTCTACCTTACGTTCCGCCTCTTCACGACGCCAACAGAACTAGCGCAGAGCCTCATCGATCGCTTCGACTACATAGGAAACAGCCAAACGGTCGGCGTTCCAGTTCGCCTCAGGGTCTACAACGTTTTCAAGGGCTGGCTGGAGAGCCATTGGTCAGCTGACAGCGATTCAGTCGCCTTGGGCTTAATATTGTCGTTTGCGACTGGGAAGCTCCGGGCATGTCTACCAACAGCAGGCAAACGTCTTGCAGAGCTAACCTCCAAGGTCACTGAGGTTCGTGCAGGAGCTCTCGTGCCCAGACTTGTCTCTTCTATTGGCAAGACTGGCATCTCCACTACGATCTTCTCAACCAACGACAGCAATGCGCCATCGCCAATCGTCACTAAAGGCCAGCTCAACGCTCTCAGAGCAAGCAAAGAAGGCCGTGGGCAGTGCAACATTCTGGACTTTGATCCCATGGAACTGGCTAGGCAATTCACCATAATCGAATCCAAACTCTTCTGCGCCATTCAGCCCGAAGAGCTCTTGGCTCTGGAGTGGACCAAGAAGAGTGATTCCAAGGCAGTCAACGTCAAGGCAATGTCAAAGTTGTCGACTGACCTAGCCAATCTGGTTGCAGATACGATCTTGCACCTGGAAGACGCAAAAAAGCGAGCTGTTATGATTAAGCACTGGGTCAAGATCGCCGCAAAATGCCTGGAGCTAAACAATTACGACTCCCTCATGGCCATCATCTGCTCTCTCAACTCTTCGATGGTTATGCGTCTGAAGAAGACTTGGGAGCTCGTCTCCGTCAAAACCAAGGTCCGACTGGACGAGCTGAAGACAATCACTGATGTTGGGCGCAACTACGCTGTCCTTCGTCAACGACTACAAAACCACGTTGCACCGTGTATTCCGTTTGTCGGGATCTATCTCACCGATCTTACGTTCGTCGATGTCGGCAATGGCACTACTCGGCAACTTCCTGGCGAGTCTGGAACTGACAGCAAGTCTGTAATCAACTTTGACAAGCACATGAAGACGGCCAAGATCATTGGCCAGTTGCAGTCATTCCAGGTGCCGTATCATCTGGCCGCCATTCCAGAGATGCAAGACTGGATGGAAGCACAGATTCAGCGAGTGCGGTTGAGCGATCAAGCCAATGTTCAGAGCTACTATCGCCGCTCACTCCTCCTCGAGCCACGGGAGCTTCAACATGCTCTCAGAGGGTCTCCATCTGTGGACAACAGTGCCCAGAGCACGCTCACAGCTGAGAGCCGCACTACCTCCAGGGAAAAATTCGAGTTCCTCAACTTCAACTTTTCCAACAACAGCCTGATGAAAGGCTCATAG